The proteins below are encoded in one region of Xenopus laevis strain J_2021 chromosome 8L, Xenopus_laevis_v10.1, whole genome shotgun sequence:
- the LOC108699321 gene encoding mucosal pentraxin, which produces MEKMLVVILILASASGILTQSDMSGKVFFIPQASSTSYVRLYPMMNGPFASLTVCLKSHTSLTRDYSLFSLATETKENDFLLFQEKKNKRFSVSIGNQDLYFDIPGSSAVRSICVSWDSLTGDVVVWVNGNPSPRKIFMKGYRVNANPIIIIGQEQDSYGGKFDAAQSFVGEISDVHMWDRVLTSQELMQALYNKDLAGNVINWQSLSYETKDEAIILPQVCKINYKPDYCYNPTEGHLYV; this is translated from the exons ATGGAGAAGATGTTGGTTGTGATATTAATCCTTGCCAGTGCTTCAGGAATCCTGACTCAGAGTG ATATGAGTGGCAAGGTTTTCTTCATCCCGCAAGCGAGCAGCACATCTTACGTGCGTCTGTACCCAATGATGAATGGTCCTTTTGCCAGTCTCACAGTTTGCCTGAAGTCACATACATCACTGACGCGGGATTATTCACTTTTCTCTTTGGCGACAGAAACCAAAGAGAATGACTTCCTACtgtttcaggagaaaaaaaacaaaaggttttcTGTATCAATAGGCAACCAAGACTTGTATTTTGATATACCTGGCAGTTCAGCAGTCAGGAGCATCTGTGTGAGTTGGGATTCTCTGACTGGAGATGTGGTTGTATGGGTCAATGGCAATCCATCTCCTAGAAAGATATTTATGAAAGGGTACAGAGTCAATGCCAACCCCATCATAATCATTGGACAGGAACAGGATAGTTATGGTGGAAAGTTTGATGCTGCTCAGTCCTTTGTTGGGGAGATAAGTGATGTTCACATGTGGGATAGAGTCCTGACCTCTCAGGAACTTATGCAAGCACTGTATAACAAGGACCTGGCTGGCAATGTAATTAACTGGCAAAGCTTAAGCTATGAAACAAAAGATGAAGCCATTATACTTCCACAagtatgtaaaataaattacaaacctGATTATTGTTATAATCCTACAGAAGGACACCTCTATGTATAA